Proteins found in one Anopheles aquasalis chromosome 3, idAnoAquaMG_Q_19, whole genome shotgun sequence genomic segment:
- the LOC126575723 gene encoding uncharacterized protein LOC126575723 — protein sequence MNGFTVVSLVVLVNALLLLNYAAADQRKPDVKLSAIGELESFDEKPAFEGLFDGLDGIRMRRAAPESQEHHDNQQPPGGGGRRQVYAAIRNRRSAQGQGQDNGGQGQGQGGQDGQRGPPEGKGQGRGQGRSRN from the exons ATGAATGGATTCACGGTCGTGTCACTGGTCGTGCTCGTGAATGCCCTGCTCCTGTTG AACTATGCTGCAGCGGATCAACGGAAACCGGACGTAAAGTTGAGCGCGATCGGTGAGCTGGAATCGTTTGACGAGAAACCAGCGTTTGAGGGCTTGTTTGACGGGCTGGATGGAATCCGCATGCGACGTGCCGCTCCCGAGTCCCAGGAGCACCACGATAACCAGCAaccgcccggtggtggtggccgtcggCAGGTGTATGCCGCTATTCGCAACCGTCGGTCCGCCCAGGGACAGGGGCAGGATAACGGTGGACAGGGTCAGGGCCAGGGAGGTCAGGATGGTCAACGTGGCCCTCCGGAAGGTAAGGGACAGGGCCGTGGACAAGGCCGGAGCCGTAATTAA